The segment ATAAGATTTTTGGAACTTTCTAGTGGCCCCAATATCGAAAACCTTGCTTGCAACTAAggtattttattttccttaattttgggTGGTTTTTTAAAGGATAAGTTGATTACAATATACACAAATAcacatattttgatttttagcaATATCAGAATATTAGCTGACTAATcatttaaagcaaaaaaaaaaaaaacatttttatcttttctttggGTGGGGTATGGAACTAATATATGCCTTATGTCTCTCTTCTTCACTTCTTGTTGATGTTTAAAAAGATTCTTCTACTAGACTCATAATTTTGCAACTGTCATTATCCACCAATAAGCATAATTCTATCTTTCTATTTGCTTCAAGTACAAGCCACTCTTAGCTccaatacataaagtaacatgCATTGTCCGTATAAAATATCAGGTCATTCAAAAGATAtctacaaataaatttttttagagtactatttttataatcttaaaagtaaattaaattatcagatataacaaatgaaaatgacgtgataagataaaaaaaatttatacgaacaataatgatatatataacttaaacttAAACGGATCAGAATTTTGGTAGTAGAGTCCAAGAATCATCTTTATATAATGACCACTTAGAATTCTTTTCTTTTGCTAGCTAGCCACCCAAAAGCTTTGTAACATGAAGTACAATGAGATAGCTCATTTTAGCCACCCTCAACACAAACTAAGATATGAATACTCAGAATTTCCATTCAAATGTGATGGTTGTAAAGAAGTAGGCATAGGGTCACGTTACAAATGTACAATTTGTGACTATGATTTACATATGCATTGTGCAATTCCTTCACCTTCAATTACACATCCATTTTACACTAAATGTTCTTTCCAATTCCTCTCTCGTCCCCCCGGTAACGTACCGCGCTATTGCAACGCTTGTGAGAAGGACATAAATGGATTTATGTACCATTGTAGGTCTTGTGGATTTGATCTTCATCCATGTTGTGCTAAACTCCCTATGGTGCTTGATGATGGAGATGTTAAGCTTTACTTGTATAGAAAGGTACGTAAATATTGTTAGTCATGAACATATTAACATAACTTCTTTTTAGTTATAGATTTGTTTATTAGCTTCACTTAACATTAGTTGAGAAAATTTAACTTTATGTcaagtaattgaaaaataattatcgtcctgaaatttcaattaatataaatataactcCGGAGCATTATCAATgttcatttaaataaaaattaaaatttaagacAATAACTATTTTTGGACATCGCCAATTAGAGATTAATCGACGTTGTTTCGTGCTATAAAAATGACAACAAGatacttcaataatttgttttgtgtttatatttattagtaatCTCTGTTTCctaataaataatcaattttgtattttagCCGTGCTTTAGCTTTTCTGTTAAGAGTTACAATAGATTTTCTGACCAGATTTATTTTCTAAAGTGATCAGTCCAAAATTTAATAAGTTTAAAGTGatgcaaattattaatttaatgacttttataattaaaaaacagaACTCATTTTCTCTGCTTCTCAAAAAATAATGggctatttttatttttttggcaaaaCTATGTTCAATTTCATATGCTTCTCGAGAATTCATAtcgaaattttttatttttgagtaaaaaataCTTTCTACGAAGAGcgattttaattttcaaagacTTAGCCTACCATTCTTTATCATCTACatggctttttttttttttataaatttattattttttattcaaattatgaatactcattttaaattcactaaattttaaatcttgaaTTCGAGTATTCCAGATAAGTGCAACATGCCACAGGTGTGGAAGGAAAGGGAGAAACAGAAGCTGGAGTTATAGATCTACATGCAAGAAATACAATTTACACGTGGCATGTGTTAAAGAGATGCTTGTAGATAGTTGGCATGAGCTCTACTTTGGTAATGAAGatcataattataacaataatagttataattatagaaaattggaaaataagATGCCAAGTCTAAAAGGTACACTTCAAACTCATCATAAAAAAAGCAAAGGCAAAGCCCAAAAATGTTGTGAAGTGGCTGGTTTAGCTTTGCAGTTTATTATATCTGCAGTACTTGGAGACCCTACAACTCTTATTGCTGGGGTAGTTGGTTCATTAATGTctaaataattatgtaaattaacTAAACCAAACTATATTCAGGTTTTAATATATGGTCAAGATTGGACATCGACTTGATTATGGACATAATTAAGTTGGactaataatagttatcatgtGGAAAAAAAAATGGTGGTTTGTTAGAATTTGGGATGTTGTAgaaatttaatgtattaatCATTATACATGCATACGATTTAACGTTATTTCTATTTCTAGTAAATGTGTATCATCTTCGTACATGTTTAATTATcgtgatttctatttttaaaattaaactctaagaattttgattaagatgtattttttagcAATGATATGGAAAAGATAGTAattttatagtacttttcgtatagtttttCAATGTCTAAATTtcttattgaaaatattaaattaatgtaatttaatttaactttgaaaattaatcaaattgacttttgaaaagcACAACGTGACAAATAAAATAGACAAGAAGAGTAGTTTTTTATGCATTTATTTTTAGTTCCTTTTTAACCGCAATGACTATCTTAGGTGaaaatagaatttcaaaaacTTAATTACGAATAAAGCCTATgacataaagtttttttttggaaacGTCATCGCCACTATAAATAAGTTtcaacaattaatataaaaaaagtgtAATCTTTATATGGATATGGTTATTAAAATTTCTTAGACCGAATGTTTATATATACCACACAAATGAATATAAGGTATGtgtttatacatataaatatatcacctaaccataattaattttattaatacatATATTCACTACATTAAACGacttaattaaatttgaaacctAACAATCCTAACTTAACAATGTAATCTTGACCTAAAAGCAGCATCAATAAACAAGAAATATGGTTCAACTTTTCTCGAAATTGAAGCCCAATACTGTGTGTGTTTGATCCAATttgaaatgattgaaatttgaaaatgaccaaacgTAGCTGAGGAAATTGCTTTTCTCCTATTTTATTCTCAATTATATATACtcccataaaaataaataatttctatcCTAAAAATGTTATTCTTTCTGTTCGATTAGATTTGTCACGTTACATTTTAAGagaattaattgattaattttttaagctaatttgaattagattaatACAAAAGATCAATATTAGATGTTAGAAAAATCATACGAAAAAATACTATAAGTTGCAATTGTACGTTCTCAtactaatataattaaaaatatatattttaaaatgttgatCAAAAGTATATAtcatttaacttaaaaaatataacaagtaaaagttaaaaaagtgaatataagaaaaacataatactcattaattaatattattaatgcaaattattttagaagtaaaaactaaccttttaatattatatttaagatacactgtcaaaaaaaaaatataaattccaTTACTACTAAATTTAGCTCAATCACTAAATGACTGATTTGTAGTACTGGTAACTTTCCTTAAaacacaatttttaaaaaagaaatagccgttaataattttaatttcatttcatttaaataCACTTCTCttaatcttttaattaaattataattccATTAAAGATCTTTGcttaaattttctttcttcacaaacaatagattcacaaaatctttgtacaaaataataataataataataatgagttCCACACGTTGTGCAGCTTGCAAACAATTAAGAAGAAAATGCCCttcaaattgtatatttttacCATATTTTCCTCCAAATAATCCTCAAAGATTTCTATATGTTCATAGAATCTATGGTGCTAGTAATGTTGGAAAAATGCTCCAggtataaatattatattaatcttATAAGAATCTAATTAATTTCTAATagctccaaatattttttttaactagtaatattaatttttttttttttgtataaaattgtaGCAAGTAGAAGAGCATCAACGTGGAGATGTAGCAGACTCATTGTATTATGAAGCATATTGCAGAATTAAAAATCCTGTTTATGGTTGTGTTGGAATTATTACTGTTTTACATGAAGAGATTTACCATGTACAATGCCAATTGGCTAAAGTACAAGCTCAAATTGACTTACTCTATCAAAATGGACTTTATACTCTCGATCCTTCATTTTACTAGCTAACTTGAACTTGTTACGtagattattttttcttttttctttttagccaTTTATGGGAATGTATTTAcgaattttctctttttgacTTAGTATTCTGAATTTATTTTAGACTCTGACTAGTAATTTGTATTCTTTCTATACATTCAACGGACTTGagcttttgtttttctttctttgaagAGTAAAAAATGGAGTCTTGAATTTCAATTGATTGTGATTGCATTTTGCTAACAACAACCACCTTTTTGAGACATTCAGACAAAACTAATGAATTGGTTCTTATTTTTGAAAACGTTATACTCTTTATCGTCAAAAAGTAAAAGGAAAAAGTGATGAAATTACTATAAAGTTTTATCAGTCAAAAAGTTAGTGTGTCTGTGAGACCATCATATGAATTTCCAAACTCCTTAACTTTTTGTTTACATccttaatttttagttttgtttctttattCGACGAAAGTTCCTTGTTTGTGATTctatagtaaataaataatagtcCCTTTGgatgatttaaaatttgattatttttagtttttaaaattgtttggcaaaattagaagttatttgaaataagtttaaaatgttttttaagataaaagttaaaaaatcaaaagcaactctcttattattttttatttaatgacttaaaaattatttaaattggactttttttaaacttgaaagctaatttttaaaaagtcaatCCAAATGAGGCTCTAACTCAAAGGATACATCAATTTTTGacgaaaataaattaaaggatataTGAGTTTTTTTAATGGCACTATGTAACGTGAATTTAAATTAGTTTGAACATGTAAGTCGATACGCTCACTATCAGGTGGTATTTCAATCAATTAACTAATCTAAATCTTAAATTAGCTAACACTGATAAATTAATAAAGCATATTCCAAATAATTGGGGCTTCTTTACGAAAAGGTTGTCATAATGACACACACTTCATTCCTATATGAACATACATAGTTTTTTCAATAAAGAGCCTCTcgacaaagaaaataaatggaAATTGAAAGAGACTTAAAAATGGAATTAAAAAATAGAGTAAAAAAGGAGAAGCAAAACATCAATAATAGAATAAGTGATTGTGAACCAAACAAATACACACACCACACATCCCCTTCAAGATGTAAATAATTTACAGAAAAAGACATGAAGAATTGTACATATGTATTATGTGGAAAAGGAAGCAACGACGATAGTGGAAAGAGTAAAAATGTAGAATATCACGTAAAATGTTTGCATAGatatatactaatatatataatatatatgtcgATTTTTCCTATTCTATACAAATTTACGTGTTCATTTATTCTGTTATAAcacacatttaaaatatatatatatatagccatTTTAAAAACACATTTACCTAAATAAGAAGACAACAAAGAAACGAATAATTGTGCATATGCATTTTGTGGAAAAGGAAGCAACGACGATAGTGGGAAgtgtaataaataaaagaggtccatatcataataaaataatcgTACTGGTtggataaaagaaaacaaaagaaaagcaCATATAGCTACCCCACTAAACTCAAAATGATGTTACTCCTACATATAATGttcttctaaaaaataaaataatatcatcacacaataatacataaatataacttttataagtattacttaaatttgtataaaattaaataaaaaaacatattcatcatcatgACAATTATGTATACCATGTGGCTTCCTACATATATTATGCTATATAGGACATATGTGTCTactaattcaatttaatttaagtttaagTATCTATTTGTGCACATTCAAAATTGAATGACATAGTTATCCGTTGAAGCCAAATAAGgatcatgtttatatattatgccatATATTTAACTACTCAAATGTCCGAATTGAATTACGTCAAATAAATATGGCCTCCAATTCCTATAATAGCTAATAATATGTTGACCTTCGACACAGTATTcctttataagaaaatatagaataaaaaaaggtgttttaactaaattattcTTCATAGAAAATATGAGGAAAAAAGGGACTTCTTAGGGGTTATATAATCCCTAAATGAGTacaaatttgaaaagataaagtTAAAAACGTTTGATTATGTTAAATGATATTTATTTGAATCAAGATTAAAGATAACTTATGGACTTGGTTAGTGcaatttatcattattaaataatttaataaagtaaaaaaatatttaattatagttaagtttttatttttatttgttcattatatcaaaaatatattttaacttttaactgtTTAGGCatgtcttaattttttttttcacgaTTATCTTTATATTAATTGCTCATTCCaaattattttcaagttcatTAAAAACTCTACGCTACTCCTTATCATGCACTtcatttattattctttatgtGTATAAAGTTTATTgtggacaaataaaaataactaaaaaaaaattatctttcaaTGTAATtggatataaatattaatatgaatacACATTTATAATTTGCGATGCTAAAGTTATTGATGTATTTCGCTTTCGATGATCAGTGGATCACTCactatctaaattaatttttcggaatttcaCTCGGTGAGTGTGAACCAAATTAAAATGTCTTTCAATTTATAAGACACGTACATAAAAGAATACTATATGTAACGAATAAATTGTTGACGTTGATATCCATTATTTATGGAAAAGCTTGTCTTTCATATTCTTAAGTTTTGctatttttcttcctttaatTTGTTGaccaaaattagtttttttcaataaataacttcttaGAAGGTTGTCCAAACACACAAATAGGattgtaattttaatttgactGTCCATAGAAGATAAGAAAATTTCTTGGTAAATGACGTTTttacttttccaaaattaaaatgatattttcagTTGGTCATCGATTCAACCTGATATTTACATTGAggttgattaaatttaaatttaaatcaaaaaattttatatcaaaaattaaaatactttttttacagcaattttatgataaaaactCTATTACAATCTTTATTGGTGTCGGGTGCGACTCCCTACTGGATAATCATGGAAACTCTACTTTTCAAAGTTAAGTCCATATTTAATTCGAGCATAATATTTAGTAATCGTCTAATTAATGCCTATTTGCTTAAAATGAGTactatttaactaattaattaatgaatatccATCTAGataatgtataatataattGGAAATCATAAGATCATATAATAGATGCACATTTGCATGCTTGAGATTTCTGCTACCTAAAAAGTTCAATGCCCTattaaaatattgttagtatttcttctcttttccaGTCATTAAATAATTGTTTGGAATTATAGCTTTTTGTTCCGATAAAACTTACTTGCATCGAATATTTATgtcaaattaatatatacatgtcatgtgtttaaatttataatttattttatttaactttaattaatttacatcGCCTaataaaacaactaaattaatttgataaaacaATCACTGCGAATAAATTTTTTCCCAATTCATTCGTCTATAATTTTATCGCTCCACTTGCCAAATAAgtatattatttaatcattattattactacagagaagtaattaaaaaatgtgGCCGGTggatctattattattattattattattattttaacatcTCATACTTgtgtatttatgttttttttttcccgCATTCTTAGAAAATACGCTAACAAGTTCATGTGTCAAATTACTTGGACTTGATTAATGTTATTTAATGTTCGAATTATTCTCCATATTCctataagttaaattatttacatttatACTCCATATTTTCCAATCACAATTCTTAATACTCCTTCGGGTCCATATCATATAGTGATCTTAGCTTTATAAATTAGGTGGTACTACCTCACCCGTTCatattaattgttatatttttcatcaaaagtCAAGTTAATtcgttttaaaaattaatttagattaaatCAACTCCATATGTTATATTTAAATGATAGAACAATTCTGTCAAtcgtaaatttattaaaaaattatactttaaaaGGTTGTTTGGTGTCAAATAGTTATCGCTTCATTTGTTATTTGGTTGACAAGTCCAGGATAACTTATTCTGTGATTAACAATTAGTACGGTGGATAAGTTATCCCCTCCTTTGAGTGGTATAGTAATTCCGGAATGACTTAATCAgggataaaataagtaaatgacATAAATATCTCTCTCAATCCTTTTGTTACATCACTTTGTACTTTGTGAATCAAGGaattattcttaaaatttattattttgaatacaacaaacaaaatactcaacaaaaaaataatcccATCATAATTTATTGTGTCATAATTGATCCCATcataacttaaattaaaactaaaagacccctaaatacatataaatattcacataatttgacttttaaaaataaatcgtGACAACTAATATTAAgggaaaagaaaatatcaataattGCTAAAAACACCATATGATATAGACACGAGTACTTTTTCTGATATTCACAACTTAATAGTTGAGCTTGATTAGCGGTCAAAACCGAGTCACTGAATATTCCCAAAATGCCCTCCACTTCTATATAAACCACAACTCCTTCACTGCCAATTCCTCCACTCAACATACTCTGTTTTcccctgttttttttttctgtaaaaaaaacaaaaaaacagtTGAAATGGGTATCTGTACATCTTCACCATTGATGACAAAACAAAATGGAAGCATAATGAATTTGCCAGTTACTAAAGTAGCCATGGTGATTCAGATGAACGGAAAACTTCAAGAATTCCGGCAACCCATTACCGCCGGCGATATCCTTATCCAAAATCCTGATTTCTTCCTTTGTAGCTCAGAAGCCATGAATGTCGATTCATTAGTTCCTCAATTAGCCAAAGATGAAATCTTGCAGCTTGGTCagctttattttcttttgccGGTTTCTAAATTACAAACCCCACTTTCACTTCAAGATATGTGTTTACTTGCTGTTAAAGCAAGCACAGCTCTTAATGACTATTGTAATTTGTCCAATATAGTAACaagaaaattcaagaaaatgcaCGATTGTCATATTAAGAATTTGAACCTGAGACCTCAAGTTTACGAGTCACCTTTACCTCTACAATAGTAAAAGTTCTTCTTTCcggattcaaaatttatatatgcgTCTTGACCAAGGATATATGTCGgtgaaaaattatatgtaattttcttcgaTTTAGTCATTTGGTATTTGTAACTCACTTGTATTGGCTTGTTTAGGTAAGCACGCTAAGGAAAAGTGCTTCCTTATCGAGAAATTTATCATCTCTaagatttattttgaattatttagttAGAGATCTACGTGTTTGGTATTAATTAATAGCATTTAGTTCTGTATATGTTGAAATAGAATGGATGGTAGGCATTtccacatgtcctacatgtatATTGTAACACAAAtgcatgtttattttttactaatattttgttcgtttatttttatttgttatatttatacttgatatattaattgaaaaaataatatcatattattttttatataattaatttttaattttaaattataaaataatttagagaATAAGTAATTCATGCTAAGAGTAAAATATAGAATAacttttcttaatatttaaaaaattaaaaatttattttaaaaataatagataaGTAAAAGCGAAAAGACTAGTACCATTCATATTGAAATTGCAAAGGAGATTCCCAGAAAAAGAAGTACTCCTGGTTTTTATATAGGAAGTTCCCATTTCTTGCAAAATAGTACTGATTAAGCAGTTACCGCATGATGGGTACTAGAATTTGAAAGTTTAACTAATTTTGGGAATTGAAGTTCAATTAATAATGTATTGCTTTTACATAGCTTATTAATAGCTTCCAGCTTTGAGTGAAAGCGATTCCACACCAACATAAATTGCGATGGAGTGATAGAGTATGATTGCGATGGAGTGATAAATACTCTGTACTCCTTAACAAAATGTCTACACTTAAAAGTCCCTTGTATATATCCATGTGCATAAACTACAGTATAAATTGGCAATTGCAAAACAAGAAGGGCACAAGAAAGTGCAACAGCCAACAAAATGATCTTTCTTGGTTCTGTAGAAAAACAGGAAAAATAACAGTAAATCTTGTAATTTCAACTCAATAATTGGATATCATGTGCTTTTGTCTGTAGGAAGTTGCTgtgatataattgaaaaaaagtcTTCAAATTTCAGGTGAGCCAAAACATGAATGTGCAACAATCCTGTCCCTTCATTTAATAAAACACCAACTTGTTTATTCAATCCATTCGTGCAGACATTATAGTAGTGAACTAAGTTGGCAAATCTACAGCAGATCTATCAAGGGACACACGCATCATACGAAAAGACAAAAACCTTAACTCACAACTCACTACCATGTATTTTCCCAGGTCAccaattttcttaaatattgtAGGATAACATAGCTCGCGAGTAGGatccattttaaaataaagaaaaaacacaTAACAAACTCATTTgacaattgaaaaagaaaatcataatcGCACAAGTGG is part of the Solanum lycopersicum chromosome 1, SLM_r2.1 genome and harbors:
- the LOC101261073 gene encoding uncharacterized protein, whose product is MGICTSSPLMTKQNGSIMNLPVTKVAMVIQMNGKLQEFRQPITAGDILIQNPDFFLCSSEAMNVDSLVPQLAKDEILQLGQLYFLLPVSKLQTPLSLQDMCLLAVKASTALNDYCNLSNIVTRKFKKMHDCHIKNLNLRPQVYESPLPLQ
- the LOC101260772 gene encoding uncharacterized protein is translated as MKYNEIAHFSHPQHKLRYEYSEFPFKCDGCKEVGIGSRYKCTICDYDLHMHCAIPSPSITHPFYTKCSFQFLSRPPGNVPRYCNACEKDINGFMYHCRSCGFDLHPCCAKLPMVLDDGDVKLYLYRKISATCHRCGRKGRNRSWSYRSTCKKYNLHVACVKEMLVDSWHELYFGNEDHNYNNNSYNYRKLENKMPSLKGTLQTHHKKSKGKAQKCCEVAGLALQFIISAVLGDPTTLIAGVVGSLMSK